The DNA region GAAGAGGCAGTAGGCGTTTGATCGAGCTGATCTAGATTAGGAAAGGGAGGGGTAGGTTGTCATGGTAGACATCGACAAGGCGAACCAGGAGGCCCTATCGAGGCTTCTGTCCGCCCAGCCGGTCCTGGTGGACATGGGGCTGGCCAAGGACGTGGTGCCCGGGATGGGGGAGAGGACCCTGCTTCACGCGGGGCCTCCCATCACGTGGGAGAGGATGTCGGGCCCCATGCGGGGGGCGGTGATGGCCGCGTGCCTCTACGAGGGGTGGGCCTCCACCCCGGAGGAGGCGGTGGAGCTGGCCGCCAGCGGTGAGATAACCTTTGATCCCTGCCACCACCACAGCGCCGTGGGGCCCATGGCGGGGGTCACCAGCCCCAACATGCCGGTCTTCGTCATTGAGAACAAGGACCGGGGGAACCGGGCGTACTGCAGCATGAACGAGGGGCTGGGCAAGGTGATGAGGATGGGTGCCTACGATGACGAGGTGATAGAGCGCCTCAAGTGGATGAGGTACACCCTTTACCCCAACCTTCATGCGGGGGTACGTAGGGCCTACGAGGTCCAGGGGGGCATCGACATCAAGAACATCATCGCCCAGGCGCTCCACATGGGGGACGAGATGCACAACCGCAACAAGGCGGGCACCAGCCTGTTCCTCCGGGCCATCGTCCCCTTCATGATCGAGGCGGCCCCCAACTGTAGGGACCTGGCGGAGGTGGTCCGGTTCATAGACAAGAACGATCACTTCTTCCTGAACCTGGCCATGGCGGCTGCCAAGGCCAGCACCGAGGCGGCCCACGACGTGGAGG from Thermanaerovibrio acidaminovorans DSM 6589 includes:
- a CDS encoding DUF1116 domain-containing protein, translating into MVDIDKANQEALSRLLSAQPVLVDMGLAKDVVPGMGERTLLHAGPPITWERMSGPMRGAVMAACLYEGWASTPEEAVELAASGEITFDPCHHHSAVGPMAGVTSPNMPVFVIENKDRGNRAYCSMNEGLGKVMRMGAYDDEVIERLKWMRYTLYPNLHAGVRRAYEVQGGIDIKNIIAQALHMGDEMHNRNKAGTSLFLRAIVPFMIEAAPNCRDLAEVVRFIDKNDHFFLNLAMAAAKASTEAAHDVEGSSLVTIMARNGTEMGIQVSGLGRRWFTCEAALPDVLLFPGFTKDDVNRDIGDSAIMETLGIGGFALAAAPAIVQFIGGTPADAAKYTLEMYEITLGENNVYSIPSLNFRGTPTGIDVLKVAETGITPVLDTGAAHKEPGRGQVGAGIVRMPSEAFIKAAEAFVERYAE